The genomic DNA CCACTGGCGCTGGGTTCCTACTGGGCCCTGCTCGTATCCATCGCCTCGGTACCGATTTTCGGAGTCCGGATCGCCGACGAGGAGAAGATGCTGCGCACCGAACTCGACGGCTACGACGAGTACACCCGGAAGGTCCGCTACCGGCTGCTGCCCTACGTCTGGTGAGCCACGACCCGGGCGGCGGCTTCGACGGCGGCCGCCCGTCGTGAGGCCAGGACGACCGCGTCATCGGTGATCACGTCGGGATGCGGTAGGTGCGCCCAGGCCAGCCCGATGCCGAACAACAGCACGATCAGTTCGGCCGGGTCCCAGCCCGGGTCGACGTGGCCGCCGGCCTGCGCCGCCTCGATGGCCGCCACCGCCTGGGCCTGCGGAGGCGGGCCCTCGGTCCAGGGTTCGTCGAGAGTGAATCCCTCCAGTTGGGCCCAGCGGATCATGCGCAGATGCTCGGGCCGGCGATAGGCCAGGTCGTAGATGTCGCCGACGAATTCGGGGACGGCGTCCGGCCGGAGCGTGACCGATCGGAAGAACTCGGCCCCGTCGGCCGCGGACACCTCACGAAACAGGGTTTCCTTGTCCCCGAAGTGCGCGTAGAGCCGCTCCTTGCTGGCGTGTGCCGCCCGGGCGATCCGGTCGATCCGGGCCCCGGCCAGACCGTACTGGGCGAATTCGGCGCGCGCCGCCGCGAGAATC from Mycobacterium sp. DL440 includes the following:
- a CDS encoding TetR/AcrR family transcriptional regulator; the protein is MRSTTELRGEILAAARAEFAQYGLAGARIDRIARAAHASKERLYAHFGDKETLFREVSAADGAEFFRSVTLRPDAVPEFVGDIYDLAYRRPEHLRMIRWAQLEGFTLDEPWTEGPPPQAQAVAAIEAAQAGGHVDPGWDPAELIVLLFGIGLAWAHLPHPDVITDDAVVLASRRAAAVEAAARVVAHQT